The Lutra lutra chromosome 10, mLutLut1.2, whole genome shotgun sequence genome contains a region encoding:
- the PHLDA2 gene encoding pleckstrin homology-like domain family A member 2: MRTPGEVLREGELEKRSDSLFQLWKKKRGVLTPDRLRLFPAGPGARPKELRFHSILKVDCVERTGKYVYFTIVTTDRKEIDFRCAGESCWNAAITLALIDFQNRRALQDFRSRQERAAPAAPPEPRPARAP, encoded by the coding sequence ATGAGGACGCCGGGCGAGGTGCTGCGCGAGGGCGAGCTGGAGAAGCGCAGCGACAGCCTGTTCCAGCTGTGGAAGAAGAAGCGCGGCGTGCTCACGCCCGACCGCCTGCGCCTGTTCCCCGCCGGGCCCGGCGCGCGCCCCAAGGAGCTGCGCTTCCACTCCATCCTCAAGGTGGACTGCGTGGAGCGCACCGGCAAGTACGTCTACTTCACCATCGTCACCACCGACCGCAAGGAGATCGACTTCCGCTGCGCGGGCGAGAGCTGCTGGAACGCGGCCATCACGCTGGCGCTCATCGACTTCCAGAACCGCCGCGCCCTGCAGGACTTCCGCAGCCGCCAGGAGCGCGCCGCGCCCGCCGCGCCCCCCGAGCCCCGGCCGGCCCGCGCGCCCTGA